Sequence from the Arcobacter sp. CECT 8986 genome:
TATCAATTACTCCTTGAAATTTTTATTGTTGTATTGTATCAAAATATTAAAAAAATAAAATAAAATATATGTATATTTTTTATACAGTTTGATATTTTTTAAACTTTAAAATATGTCAATTAATTCTTTTTGTTTATTCTCAAAAATTGCACATTTTTTATAACCTACACTTTTAACTAAGGATATCACCTCATCATATTTATATCCAATTTGCTCTACTTCGTGGGCATCTGAACTAAAAGTAATTGGAATATCAAGTTCAAAACAAAGTTCTAATATATCTTTTGATGGATATTGTTCAGCTATTGGTTTTCTATAACCTGCTGCATTTACTTCAACTACCATATTTGATTTTTTAATCTGTTTTAATGCATTTAAAGCAAGTAATTTAATATCTTTTTTAGGCAAATATTTAAACACTTTTATTAAATCAAAGTGTCCTACAATATCAAATTTATTCATTTTTGCTAATTTTTCTATTGCATCAAAATAATCTATCCAGATATCATCAATATTTTTAGTTTTATATTTTCCTATAAACTCTGGATTATCAAAACCCCAAGGTGAATCTTCATTTTTACTCTCTAAAAAGTGAACAGAACCTATTAGATAATCAACTTTAGAATCTAAAATTTCATCCATAATTTTTACACTTTGCATAAAATCAACTTCATAGCCAAGTAATATATTTATACTCTCTTTGTATTTTTCTTTATAAAACTTAATAGTTGTTTCATAAAATTCTTTTTCTTGTATTGACATTCTATATTTATAATCAAAATCCATTGGTGCATGCTCTGTAAATCCATAAAAGTCAATACCTAATTCTATTGCTTTTTTAATATACTCTTCAACACTTCCATTTGCATGATTACATAATATTGTGTGATTATGTAAGTCTACTCTCATTTTCTATACCTTATTTGATTTCTACCAGAATCTTTTGCACTATATAAATTTTTATCAGCTTCTTGCAACATCTTATCTAAAGAAGAATTTGAATTAAAACTACATCCAATAGAAACTGTAAATTTTAATTTTATAACACCTAAATCAATTACATTTTTTTCAAACTCTTCTCTTATAAGCTCTAATTTAATCATTGTCTCTTTTTCATCACAATTATCAAAAAGAATACAAAACTCTTCTCCGCCTAATCTTGCAACTAATTCATGATTATATAAAAATCTGTTCAATATAATAGACACTTCTTTTATAGCAATATCACCTATATCATGTCCATACTCATCATTAATCATTTTAAATTTATCAATATCAATTAAAGCAACTGCACATGGTTGATTTTTTCTTTTTGAAGATTCTAATATTTTTGTTCCTTGCTCAAAAAAGTATCTTCTATTATAAAGATTTGTCAAATAATCTGTATTTGCTTTTTGTCTAAGTTGCTCAAATAATTCTAACAATTCAATATTTGCACTAATTCTTACAAAGAGTTCTTCTTGGGTAAATCCTTTATATAAAAAATCATTTGCACCGTATTTTAAAAATTTCGAAGCTGTTTTTTTCTCTTTTGAAGCAGAAGTAACTATAATTGATAATTCATCTTTATTGTATTTTTTTCTAAGTGTTCGTACAAGCTCTAAGCCATCAATTATTGGCATATAATAATCTGTTAATAAAAGTTTTATATCTTGATGTTCATTTAATACATCTAATGCTTCTTTTCCATTTTTAGCAGTAAAAACTGTAAGTCTATATCTTTCCATAAGTTTTTTTGTAGTTTCTAAAAATGTTTTTGAATCATCAACAACTAAAACTTTCACAGCTTTATTATTTATAACTCTTTGTATTACAGAAAGTGCATATTTAAAAGAGTAAATGCCATCTTTAATAACATAATCAACAATATTTAAACTTCTATTTTTAATATCATCTTCAATCAAAGTTGAAGCAGTTAGGATAATTATTGGTATATTAAATTTTGTAACAAAATCTACTATTTCACCATGTGTAGAATCAGGTAAGCCTAAATCCAATAAAGCAACATCAAATCTACCTTTATGCTCTAATAAAATTTTTGCACACTCTTTTACAGAAGAGCCAAGAACAGTTTTATATCCAAACTGCTCTTTTATCATAAGACTTAAAGTACTTGCAATTGATTTACTATCTTCAATTATAAGAATTTTTTTCATGATAATTAACTTAAGATTCCTGCTCCAGTAATTGGAGTACTTCTATCTTCAGCATAAACTCTTTTTGAATCTTTTATATCATACTTCCAAATTGGAGCATTTGCTTTAAAGTCTTCAACAAACTCATCTATCATTTCTAATGCAACTCTTCTTTTAGGAGAACATACAGCTGCAATATAAGAGCTTTCATGATTTAATACATCACCTCTACTATGAGCCATAAGAACAATTGCATTCTTTTCATTTGCTTTTTTTTGCCAAGATTCAAACCAAGAATTTAAAATAGGCTCATAAATATCAAAAGATAAGCCATCTATATTATCTTCATCTCTTACAACACCAACAAAAGTAATAATTGCACCATAGTTTGAACTTTTAAAGTGATTGTACCAATCATTTGTAATTTGTTCTACTGGTAAACTACCATCAAATAATTGTAATTTTTCCATAAATCAACCACCACAAACAGGAGGAAGCAATGATATTTTATCTCCATCTTTTAGTTCTACATCTTTTGAAGATACTAAAGTATCATTTACTGCAACTGCAAATTTATCTAGCCAATTGCTAATTTCACTATCTTTTTTTAATACTTCACTTAGTTGAGATAAGTTTGTGATTTCTAAAGTTACTTTATCTTTATTTATTGGCCCTAAAAATTCTACTTCAACCATTTTAACCCCTTATTTACCTATATTTTATTATTATATCCAAAATAATTTAATTTTTAGGATAATAAAATGAAGTTTGCAAAAATAGATTTTATTAATTTATTACCTGTAACTGTATACATGAAAAAAAATATAAAATCTAATCAAATAAAAGCAATAATAGAGTATAAAAAATCATACCCTTCTGCAATAAATAAAAAATTTAAAAGTAGAGTTGTAGAGTCTGCATTTATCTCTTCAATAGCATCAAGAGGTGAAAAAGCCTTAGATTATGGAATAATTGCAAGAAAAGAAGTTAAATCAGTATTAATTGTACCTGGTGAAAAATATGAAAAAGATTTTCAAAGTGATACTTCTAATGCACTAGCAAAAGTACTAAATCTAAATGGTAAAGTTATAATAGGAGATAAAGCATTAAAATTTTATCACGAAAATGACAAAGATAGTTTTATTGATTTAGCAAAAGCATGGCAAGATAAATATAATCTTCCTTTTGTATTTGCAAGATTAGCATATAACAAAAACGAAGCAATATTGAAAAAAACAATGAAAGGTTTTAATAAAAGACATATTAAAATACCTCAATACATACTAGAACAATATGAAAGACGTTCAGGTATAAATAGAAAAGATATATTAGAATACCTAAAAGGTATAGATTATGATATTAACTTAAAAGAGAAAAGAGCATTAAAGCTATTTTTTAAATTAGCTAAACAAAAAGGGATTTAATGACTATACTTGATTCTATTATTCTTGGTATTATTGAAGGTTTTACTGAATTTTTACCAATTTCATCTACTGGACATCTAATTGTTGCAAGTCATTTTTTAAATATTGAGCAAACATCAATTAATAAAGCTTATGAAGTTATTATACAATTTGCAGCAATTCTTGCTGTAATTCTTAACTATCCAGATAAATTTACTTTCAAACATGTTAATTTATGGATTAAAATATTTATTGCATTTTTACCAATTGCAATTATTGGATTTATATTTTCTTCATATATAAAAGAGCTTTTTTCAGTACAAGTTGCAGCAACCATGTTTATAGTTGGTGGTATTGTATTTTTAATAGTTGAGAAATTTTATGATGAAAAAAATCACACAGTATCAAATGTAGAAAATGTAACATTTAAACAATCTTTTTATATTGGTTTAGCACAAATTTTTGCATTAATTCCTGGTACTAGTAGAGCAGGTTCTACAATTATTGGAGCTATGCTAGTAGGATTAAATAGAAAAGCAAGTGCAGAATTCTCTTTTTTACTTGCTTTTCCAGTAATGTGTGCAACAACTGGATACGATTTATTAAAGCACCATGATGAGTTATTACATACTACAAACCTAACTAACCTAGCAATTGGATTTGTAGTTGCCTTTTTAGTTGCTTACCTAACAATAAAACTCTTCTTAAAATTTTTAGAAAAATTTACATTCGTTAGTTTTGGTGTGTATAGAATACTTTTTGGAATATTTTTATTGGTTATTTTCAACAATAATATCAACTAAAGTTTCTATTGCATCACAACCAATAGAATCAACAAGCCCTTTACTAATAGAATGCACATCACAAGTTAGAACTTTATCAATAACTTGTGGTGTTAAATTCTTTTCTCTACAAACAAAACATAACTTTTTATCTTTTAAAAATTTTGCATTATAGTACTGATGATCTTTTGCTGCATATGGATATGGCACAAATAAACATGGTAAAGCATTTGCTGTTAATTCCCAAAGAGTAGAAGCACCACTTCTACTAATTGCAAAATCGGCTTCACTCATTTTTTTAGCAATATCACTTGTAAAATCAAAAACATCTGCTTCTATTTCTAATCTCTCATACTCTTGTTTTACTCTTTGGAAATCATTTTTACCTGTTTGATGTATTATTTTAATACCTAAATCATTTAATTTTTTAGCAACACTCAATGCAAAATTATTTATTGCAACTGCACCTTGTGAACCACCTAAGAAAATAATAGTTTCAATTTTTTCTCTCATTCTAGCATTATCAAAAAACTCAGAAGATACTGGATAATCTTTAACTTTTGATTTTTCTAAATAAGAGGAGAATACTTCAGTTGCAAATTTACTTGTTATTTCATTTAATTTACCCATTTTTGAGTTTTGTTCATGAATATACAACTTACAACCATAAGATAAAATAGCAGCAAATGTTGCAGGAGCAGCAGAAAAACCACCAACGGATATAACTGTTTGAACATCAGCAGTATCAAATATATCTAAACAGTGATTTACTTCTTTACCTATTTTAAATAAAGAACCAATTTTCCCTAAAAGATTTTTATTTACTACACCTTTTGTATCTAAAAAAATTGCTTTTTTTAGTTTCTTATCATTTTCAAACCAAGCTCTATCTTGTCCTGAAGTAGATCCAATAAAAATTGCAGGTGTTCCTCTTTTATAAAATTCATCAATAAAAGCTTTAGCAACTTTTAGATGACCTCCTGTTCCGCCACCTGTTATAACAACTCTACCTTTCATTTAGTATGTTTCTCCTTTTTTATTGTTCTACTAATTGATAAAACTAATCCAATTGCAATAGCCATTGATAACATTGATGAACCACCATAACTTAAAAAAGGTACTGCAATACCTTTAATAGGGATAATTC
This genomic interval carries:
- the hisJ gene encoding histidinol-phosphatase HisJ, producing MRVDLHNHTILCNHANGSVEEYIKKAIELGIDFYGFTEHAPMDFDYKYRMSIQEKEFYETTIKFYKEKYKESINILLGYEVDFMQSVKIMDEILDSKVDYLIGSVHFLESKNEDSPWGFDNPEFIGKYKTKNIDDIWIDYFDAIEKLAKMNKFDIVGHFDLIKVFKYLPKKDIKLLALNALKQIKKSNMVVEVNAAGYRKPIAEQYPSKDILELCFELDIPITFSSDAHEVEQIGYKYDEVISLVKSVGYKKCAIFENKQKELIDIF
- a CDS encoding GGDEF domain-containing response regulator — encoded protein: MKKILIIEDSKSIASTLSLMIKEQFGYKTVLGSSVKECAKILLEHKGRFDVALLDLGLPDSTHGEIVDFVTKFNIPIIILTASTLIEDDIKNRSLNIVDYVIKDGIYSFKYALSVIQRVINNKAVKVLVVDDSKTFLETTKKLMERYRLTVFTAKNGKEALDVLNEHQDIKLLLTDYYMPIIDGLELVRTLRKKYNKDELSIIVTSASKEKKTASKFLKYGANDFLYKGFTQEELFVRISANIELLELFEQLRQKANTDYLTNLYNRRYFFEQGTKILESSKRKNQPCAVALIDIDKFKMINDEYGHDIGDIAIKEVSIILNRFLYNHELVARLGGEEFCILFDNCDEKETMIKLELIREEFEKNVIDLGVIKLKFTVSIGCSFNSNSSLDKMLQEADKNLYSAKDSGRNQIRYRK
- a CDS encoding molybdopterin synthase catalytic subunit; the encoded protein is MEKLQLFDGSLPVEQITNDWYNHFKSSNYGAIITFVGVVRDEDNIDGLSFDIYEPILNSWFESWQKKANEKNAIVLMAHSRGDVLNHESSYIAAVCSPKRRVALEMIDEFVEDFKANAPIWKYDIKDSKRVYAEDRSTPITGAGILS
- a CDS encoding MoaD/ThiS family protein; the encoded protein is MVEVEFLGPINKDKVTLEITNLSQLSEVLKKDSEISNWLDKFAVAVNDTLVSSKDVELKDGDKISLLPPVCGG
- a CDS encoding MqnA/MqnD/SBP family protein, translating into MKFAKIDFINLLPVTVYMKKNIKSNQIKAIIEYKKSYPSAINKKFKSRVVESAFISSIASRGEKALDYGIIARKEVKSVLIVPGEKYEKDFQSDTSNALAKVLNLNGKVIIGDKALKFYHENDKDSFIDLAKAWQDKYNLPFVFARLAYNKNEAILKKTMKGFNKRHIKIPQYILEQYERRSGINRKDILEYLKGIDYDINLKEKRALKLFFKLAKQKGI
- a CDS encoding undecaprenyl-diphosphate phosphatase, with the translated sequence MTILDSIILGIIEGFTEFLPISSTGHLIVASHFLNIEQTSINKAYEVIIQFAAILAVILNYPDKFTFKHVNLWIKIFIAFLPIAIIGFIFSSYIKELFSVQVAATMFIVGGIVFLIVEKFYDEKNHTVSNVENVTFKQSFYIGLAQIFALIPGTSRAGSTIIGAMLVGLNRKASAEFSFLLAFPVMCATTGYDLLKHHDELLHTTNLTNLAIGFVVAFLVAYLTIKLFLKFLEKFTFVSFGVYRILFGIFLLVIFNNNIN
- a CDS encoding UDP-N-acetylglucosamine--N-acetylmuramyl-(pentapeptide) pyrophosphoryl-undecaprenol N-acetylglucosamine transferase, which encodes MKGRVVITGGGTGGHLKVAKAFIDEFYKRGTPAIFIGSTSGQDRAWFENDKKLKKAIFLDTKGVVNKNLLGKIGSLFKIGKEVNHCLDIFDTADVQTVISVGGFSAAPATFAAILSYGCKLYIHEQNSKMGKLNEITSKFATEVFSSYLEKSKVKDYPVSSEFFDNARMREKIETIIFLGGSQGAVAINNFALSVAKKLNDLGIKIIHQTGKNDFQRVKQEYERLEIEADVFDFTSDIAKKMSEADFAISRSGASTLWELTANALPCLFVPYPYAAKDHQYYNAKFLKDKKLCFVCREKNLTPQVIDKVLTCDVHSISKGLVDSIGCDAIETLVDIIVENNQ